One Arcobacter sp. F155 DNA window includes the following coding sequences:
- the rpoD gene encoding RNA polymerase sigma factor RpoD: MSAKDLNKEIEQTVKEYKESVLTYEKLIKIFPKAPSAANVKKLLAFTQLYNVTLISSQEQAKRMNAEEAKKKEDLRNKMKENDEDVFDLLKNKELLEWSRSDSPVRMYLREMGQIPLLTKEEEIEISKKIEMGEDIILDAICYVPYLIDFILEYKEPLVNRERKVKELFRNFDDEDSDDSSETEEVEEAEEETEDEKSSKKTKKLDKRAETIIAAFKVLEKAKKDWLKFQTKEEAKSDTEQDQMQFNLAAAFKKRVVKDALTDLGPTSKLISEIVKAMETALKSDTGFETELKKLEYKLPLFNDILLKNHQKILDNIINLSKAQITSMVPEATMVSTYMEIKKLFQTAEASKGGFDLEPEELVDVLEQIKRGKKITDQAKTRMAKSNLRLVVSIAKRYTNRGLPFLDLIQEGNIGLMKAVDKFEYKKGYKFSTYATWWIRQAISRAIADQARTIRIPIHMIETINRINKIIRKGIQENGKEPDVEEISKEVGLPVDKVKQVIKITKEPVSLEAPIGSDDDGKFGDFVPDEKAPTPIDNIMKDDLQGQIDQILAQLNEREQAVVRMRFGLMEDASDRTLEEIGKELSVTRERVRQIESSAIKKLKHPKVGKNLKNYVES; encoded by the coding sequence ATGAGCGCAAAAGATTTAAATAAAGAGATTGAACAGACGGTAAAAGAATACAAAGAATCTGTTCTAACGTATGAGAAACTTATTAAAATCTTTCCAAAAGCTCCTTCAGCTGCAAACGTTAAAAAACTTTTAGCTTTCACACAACTATATAACGTAACACTTATTAGTTCACAAGAACAAGCAAAAAGAATGAATGCTGAAGAGGCAAAAAAGAAAGAAGACCTAAGAAACAAAATGAAAGAAAACGATGAAGATGTTTTCGACCTACTTAAAAACAAAGAGCTTTTAGAGTGGTCAAGATCAGATTCACCGGTTAGAATGTATTTAAGAGAAATGGGTCAAATTCCACTTCTTACAAAAGAAGAAGAAATTGAAATTTCTAAAAAAATTGAAATGGGTGAAGATATCATTCTTGATGCAATCTGTTATGTTCCTTACTTAATTGATTTCATCTTAGAATATAAAGAACCTTTAGTAAACAGAGAAAGAAAAGTAAAAGAATTATTCAGAAACTTTGATGATGAAGACTCTGATGACTCTTCTGAAACTGAAGAAGTTGAAGAGGCTGAAGAAGAAACAGAAGATGAAAAATCTTCTAAAAAAACTAAAAAACTTGATAAAAGAGCTGAAACTATTATTGCAGCATTTAAAGTTTTAGAAAAAGCAAAAAAAGATTGGCTTAAATTCCAAACTAAAGAAGAAGCAAAATCAGATACAGAACAAGATCAAATGCAATTTAATCTTGCTGCTGCATTTAAAAAGAGAGTTGTAAAAGATGCTCTTACTGATTTAGGACCTACTTCTAAGCTTATTTCTGAGATTGTAAAAGCAATGGAAACAGCACTTAAATCAGATACTGGTTTTGAAACAGAATTAAAAAAACTAGAGTATAAATTGCCTCTATTTAATGATATTTTATTAAAAAACCACCAAAAGATTTTAGATAATATTATTAACTTATCAAAAGCACAAATTACTTCTATGGTTCCTGAAGCAACTATGGTTTCTACTTATATGGAAATCAAAAAACTGTTCCAAACAGCAGAAGCTTCTAAAGGTGGATTTGATTTAGAGCCGGAAGAACTTGTGGATGTATTAGAGCAAATCAAAAGAGGTAAGAAGATTACTGACCAAGCTAAAACTAGAATGGCGAAATCAAACCTTAGACTTGTTGTATCTATTGCAAAAAGATATACAAACAGAGGTTTACCTTTCTTAGACTTAATCCAAGAAGGAAATATTGGTCTTATGAAAGCCGTTGATAAGTTTGAGTATAAAAAAGGTTATAAATTCTCTACTTATGCAACTTGGTGGATTAGACAAGCAATTTCAAGAGCAATTGCTGACCAAGCTAGAACTATTAGAATTCCAATTCACATGATTGAAACTATTAATAGAATTAATAAAATCATCAGAAAAGGTATTCAAGAAAATGGTAAAGAGCCAGATGTAGAGGAAATCTCAAAAGAAGTTGGGTTACCTGTTGATAAAGTAAAACAAGTAATTAAAATCACTAAAGAACCTGTATCACTTGAAGCTCCTATTGGATCTGATGATGATGGTAAATTTGGGGACTTCGTACCTGATGAAAAAGCTCCAACTCCAATTGATAATATTATGAAAGATGACTTACAAGGTCAAATTGATCAAATATTAGCACAACTGAATGAAAGAGAACAAGCAGTTGTTAGAATGAGATTTGGACTTATGGAAGATGCGAGTGATAGAACACTAGAAGAGATTGGAAAAGAACTTTCTGTAACAAGAGAAAGAGTTAGACAAATTGAATCAAGTGCTATTAAAAAGCTTAAGCATCCAAAAGTAGGTAAAAACCTTAAAAACTACGTAGAAAGCTAA
- a CDS encoding AtpZ/AtpI family protein, with amino-acid sequence MENNKNVEETPKHQNKLRALDNLSLGISLVAAVAIGFGIGYGLKTWTGYEWTLWLGIFWGIAAAGLNIQKAYKRAKKEYEGLENDPRYAHRAKYGDKSEVDDK; translated from the coding sequence ATGGAAAATAATAAAAATGTTGAAGAAACACCAAAGCACCAAAATAAACTTAGAGCTTTAGATAATCTATCTTTAGGTATTTCACTTGTTGCAGCAGTTGCAATTGGTTTTGGTATCGGATATGGTCTTAAAACTTGGACAGGTTATGAATGGACTTTATGGCTAGGTATTTTTTGGGGTATAGCAGCAGCTGGACTTAATATTCAAAAAGCATACAAAAGAGCTAAAAAAGAGTATGAAGGTTTAGAAAATGACCCAAGATATGCTCACAGAGCAAAATATGGCGATAAATCAGAAGTAGATGACAAATAA
- a CDS encoding pyrimidine/purine nucleoside phosphorylase: MSTFKNVELTKKANVYFDGNVTSRSFVDENGEDKSLGIMMPGEYTFGTNQAELMEILAGEVEVKLKDSDTWNTYTADTSFDVPANSSFDIKVKTITDYCCSYIK; this comes from the coding sequence ATGTCAACTTTTAAAAATGTTGAATTAACAAAAAAAGCAAATGTATATTTTGATGGAAATGTTACAAGTAGATCATTTGTAGATGAAAATGGTGAAGATAAATCTTTAGGTATTATGATGCCTGGAGAGTATACATTTGGTACAAATCAAGCAGAGCTAATGGAAATTCTTGCTGGAGAAGTAGAAGTTAAATTAAAAGATTCTGATACATGGAATACATATACAGCTGATACTTCTTTTGATGTTCCTGCTAATTCAAGCTTTGATATTAAAGTAAAAACAATAACTGATTATTGTTGTTCATATATTAAATAG